From a region of the Actinomadura luzonensis genome:
- a CDS encoding peptidoglycan recognition protein family protein: MPFLTQLADVARRTGSPVTEVAGWRTRGHGPQPEVQGVVCHHTAGPAGGGDYPSLAVVRDGRPGLDGPLSHFGLGRSGRIYVIAAGRCWHNAPSTSPWHDNSSALGIEAENNGTQPWPAAQQESYVRLCAELCREFGLPASRVKAHREVNTAKPDPHSIDMDDFRASVAAIIKSGPDAFWTEELVKNLPVIRLGDDGYDVKTVRACLFARGHVPPAAYAGLPDGLRGWLESTVADDGLIALVRAFQQARGIGEDGVVGPETWPPLLRV, translated from the coding sequence ATGCCGTTCCTGACCCAGCTCGCCGACGTCGCGCGCCGCACCGGCAGCCCGGTGACCGAGGTGGCCGGCTGGCGGACCCGCGGCCACGGGCCGCAGCCCGAGGTGCAGGGCGTCGTCTGCCACCACACGGCCGGTCCCGCCGGCGGCGGGGACTACCCGTCGCTGGCCGTGGTGCGTGACGGCCGCCCCGGGCTCGACGGCCCGCTGTCGCACTTCGGGCTCGGCAGGTCCGGGCGCATCTACGTCATCGCCGCCGGCCGGTGCTGGCACAACGCGCCCTCGACCTCGCCCTGGCACGACAACTCCAGCGCCCTCGGCATCGAGGCCGAGAACAACGGCACGCAGCCCTGGCCCGCCGCGCAGCAGGAGTCCTACGTCCGGCTGTGCGCGGAGCTGTGCCGCGAGTTCGGGCTGCCGGCCTCGCGGGTCAAGGCGCACCGCGAGGTCAACACCGCCAAGCCCGACCCCCACTCCATCGACATGGACGACTTCCGGGCGTCCGTGGCCGCCATCATCAAGAGCGGCCCGGACGCCTTCTGGACGGAGGAGCTCGTGAAGAACCTGCCGGTGATCCGGCTCGGCGACGACGGTTACGACGTCAAGACCGTGCGGGCCTGCCTGTTCGCGCGCGGCCACGTGCCGCCCGCCGCGTACGCCGGCCTGCCGGACGGGCTGCGCGGCTGGCTGGAGTCCACGGTGGCCGACGACGGGCTGATCGCGCTGGTGCGGGCGTTCCAGCAGGCCAGGGGGATCGGCGAGGACGGCGTCGTCGGCCCGGAGACGTGGCCGCCGCTGCTGCGCGTCTGA
- a CDS encoding response regulator: MIVADDQEIARTGLRMILDLQPGIEVIAEAGDGRRAVELARRLRPDVCLFDIRMPALDGIEATRLLAGPEVADPIAVVVITTFDLDEYVYAALRAGARGFLLKDAGPALLSQAVRAAAAGDALIAPSITARLLGAFAGAAPSGPLAQPIEALTDREEQILATVARGRTNSEIAAELHISLSTVKSHVASLMTKLGVRNRVEIAMWAYETNRIRR, encoded by the coding sequence GTGATCGTCGCCGACGACCAGGAGATCGCCAGGACCGGCCTGCGCATGATCCTCGACCTCCAGCCCGGCATCGAGGTGATCGCCGAGGCCGGCGACGGCCGCCGCGCGGTGGAGCTGGCCCGGCGGCTGCGCCCCGACGTCTGCCTGTTCGACATCCGCATGCCCGCCCTGGACGGCATCGAGGCCACCCGCCTGCTGGCCGGTCCGGAGGTCGCCGACCCGATCGCGGTGGTCGTCATCACCACCTTCGACCTCGACGAGTACGTCTACGCCGCGCTGCGGGCCGGCGCCCGCGGCTTCCTGCTCAAGGACGCCGGCCCTGCCCTGCTGTCGCAGGCGGTGCGGGCGGCGGCGGCCGGCGACGCGCTCATCGCGCCCAGCATCACGGCCCGGCTGCTGGGCGCGTTCGCCGGGGCGGCGCCGTCCGGGCCGCTCGCGCAGCCGATCGAGGCGCTGACCGACCGGGAGGAGCAGATCCTGGCGACCGTGGCGCGCGGCCGGACCAACAGCGAGATCGCCGCCGAGCTGCACATCTCGCTCAGCACGGTCAAGAGCCACGTGGCGAGCCTGATGACCAAGCTCGGCGTGCGCAACCGGGTGGAGATCGCGATGTGGGCGTACGAGACGAACCGGATCAGGCGCTGA
- a CDS encoding DeoR/GlpR family DNA-binding transcription regulator produces the protein MAEHIVRQGSASVAELAESFGVSVMTVHRDLDELERQGMVRKVRGGATAQASNVWESNIAYRLQAHTAEKDAIARVVAAQIEPGSSVMLDDSTTALAVARHLAELAPLTVVTNFLEAIRLLAGTPDIRLIALGGEYHPSHDSFLGLGCVDAAEAVSTDVVVVSTSAISDQYAFHQEQEIVLVKRAMLRSGARRVLAVDGSKLARVALHRVAPLEDFDVVVVDSGAPAELLQRLRDRHGNVLVAQV, from the coding sequence ATGGCCGAGCACATCGTGCGCCAGGGCTCGGCCTCGGTCGCGGAGCTCGCCGAGAGCTTCGGGGTGAGCGTGATGACCGTCCACCGCGACCTCGACGAGCTGGAGCGGCAGGGCATGGTCCGCAAGGTCCGCGGCGGCGCGACGGCCCAGGCCAGCAACGTGTGGGAGAGCAACATCGCCTACCGGCTGCAGGCCCACACCGCGGAGAAGGACGCGATCGCGCGGGTGGTCGCGGCGCAGATCGAGCCGGGCAGCTCGGTCATGCTCGACGACTCGACCACCGCCCTCGCCGTGGCGCGCCACCTGGCCGAGCTGGCCCCGCTGACCGTGGTGACGAACTTCCTGGAGGCGATCCGGCTGCTGGCCGGCACCCCCGACATCCGGCTCATCGCGCTCGGCGGCGAGTACCACCCGAGCCACGACTCCTTCCTCGGGCTCGGCTGCGTCGACGCGGCCGAGGCGGTGAGCACCGACGTGGTCGTGGTGTCCACCTCGGCGATCTCCGACCAGTACGCCTTCCACCAGGAGCAGGAGATCGTGCTGGTCAAGCGGGCGATGCTGCGCTCGGGCGCGCGGCGGGTGCTGGCCGTGGACGGCTCGAAGCTGGCCCGGGTGGCGCTGCACCGGGTGGCGCCGCTGGAGGACTTCGACGTCGTCGTGGTCGACTCGGGCGCGCCGGCCGAGCTGCTGCAGCGGCTGCGCGACCGGCACGGCAACGTCCTGGTCGCCCAGGTGTGA
- a CDS encoding alkaline phosphatase D family protein, producing the protein MGHPSRRSFLGLGGAAFALAFTTDLADPWTAPASARAAAGGDYPFQLGVASGDPLPDRVVLWTRLAPRPLEPLGGLPFNKIKVEWEIAEDEAFTRRVRHGSTWARPEYGHSVHVDATGLRPARDYYYRFRAGGELSPAGRTRTAPARDASPEALRLAFASCASWQDGYYSAYRHLADERPDVVFHLGDYIYEYGIVPMGGNRNTPVPEQFRVQCDTLDRYRVQYGLYKSDPDLQAAHHSAPWIVTWDDHEVLDNWAGRYGPGGEVTEQDYLVIRANAFRAFWENQPVRLPSVEGPDARIYRRFTFGDLAEFNVLDTRQYRDDQACGDGQQVDCADRLDPARQMIGAEQEKWLLDGLGASRARWNVLAQQVAMMQLDYDAGPAQKLSMDLWDGYKAAKDRLLTGLTERRVGNPVVLTGDIHYNLAGELRTNFDDPATPAVGVEFVCTSVTSGGNGNPGTGVPPGGSDPVNPHLKFSNYQRGYVSCEVTRGQWRSDYRVVPYVDRPGAPVSTRASLVTLDGAPGLHAL; encoded by the coding sequence ATGGGTCATCCCTCGCGCCGGTCCTTCCTCGGCCTCGGCGGCGCCGCGTTCGCCCTGGCCTTCACCACCGACCTGGCCGACCCCTGGACCGCGCCGGCGTCCGCGCGGGCCGCGGCCGGCGGCGACTATCCCTTCCAGCTCGGCGTGGCCTCCGGCGACCCGCTGCCCGACCGGGTCGTGCTCTGGACGCGGCTGGCGCCCAGGCCGCTGGAGCCGCTCGGCGGCCTGCCGTTCAACAAGATCAAGGTGGAGTGGGAGATCGCCGAGGACGAGGCGTTCACCCGGCGGGTGCGCCACGGCTCCACCTGGGCCCGGCCCGAGTACGGCCACTCCGTGCACGTGGACGCCACCGGCCTGCGCCCCGCCCGCGACTACTACTACCGCTTCCGCGCCGGCGGCGAGCTGAGCCCGGCCGGCCGCACCAGGACCGCGCCCGCCAGGGACGCCAGCCCCGAGGCGCTGCGGCTGGCCTTCGCCTCGTGCGCGTCCTGGCAGGACGGCTACTACAGCGCCTACCGCCACCTCGCCGACGAGCGCCCCGACGTGGTCTTCCACCTCGGCGACTACATCTACGAGTACGGCATCGTCCCGATGGGCGGCAACCGCAACACGCCGGTCCCCGAGCAGTTCCGGGTGCAGTGCGACACCCTCGACCGCTACCGCGTCCAGTACGGCCTCTACAAGAGCGACCCCGACCTGCAGGCCGCCCACCACAGCGCGCCCTGGATCGTCACCTGGGACGACCACGAGGTGCTCGACAACTGGGCCGGCCGCTACGGCCCCGGCGGCGAGGTCACCGAACAGGACTACCTGGTCATCCGCGCCAACGCCTTCCGCGCCTTCTGGGAGAACCAGCCCGTCCGGTTACCCTCCGTCGAGGGCCCGGACGCGCGCATCTACCGCCGCTTCACCTTCGGCGACCTGGCCGAGTTCAACGTGCTCGACACCCGCCAGTACCGCGACGACCAGGCCTGCGGCGACGGCCAGCAGGTGGACTGCGCCGACCGGCTCGACCCGGCCCGCCAGATGATCGGCGCCGAGCAGGAGAAGTGGCTGCTGGACGGCCTCGGCGCCTCCCGCGCCCGCTGGAACGTGCTCGCCCAGCAGGTCGCCATGATGCAGCTCGACTACGACGCCGGCCCCGCCCAGAAGCTCAGCATGGACCTGTGGGACGGCTACAAGGCCGCCAAGGACCGGCTGCTGACCGGCCTGACCGAGCGGCGGGTCGGCAACCCCGTCGTGCTGACCGGCGACATCCACTACAACCTGGCCGGCGAGCTGCGCACGAACTTCGACGACCCGGCCACGCCCGCCGTCGGCGTCGAGTTCGTCTGCACGTCCGTCACCAGCGGCGGCAACGGCAACCCGGGCACCGGCGTGCCGCCCGGCGGCAGCGACCCGGTCAACCCTCACCTGAAGTTCTCCAACTACCAGCGCGGCTACGTCTCCTGCGAGGTGACGCGCGGCCAGTGGCGCTCCGACTACCGGGTCGTCCCGTACGTGGACCGGCCCGGCGCGCCGGTCTCCACCCGCGCCAGCCTGGTCACCCTCGACGGCGCCCCCGGCCTGCACGCGCTCTAG
- a CDS encoding L-fucose/L-arabinose isomerase family protein, with protein sequence MSGTFTRITPPRTKVGLVAGGLGAYWPQFPDLLPQLRRSSARVAERMRDLDCEVVDVGFISDAQEGAAAAERLRAEGCDLIVGFLTTYMTATMLVPIAQRSGAPVLLINLQPTESMDHATFDTGQWLAYCGACPLPEMANAFTRCGIPFRSVSGYLEDERAWQRIGRWVKAAGVRAALRRGRHGLMGHLYPGMLDVATDLTLVSANLGGHVEVLEFDDLRVRVEKVSDDEAGARVALAREVFELDASVNEEDLQWAARVSAGLDRLVEDFALDSLAYYHRGLDGEIHERLGAGMILGASLLTARGVPAAGEYELRTSLAMLIMDRLGGGGSFTELQALDFARGHVEMGHDGPAHLAISSRRPLLRGLGVYHGKRGWGVSVEFDVTRGPVTAFGLRQDRDGRYGFVVSEGEVAEGPLLQIGNTTSRVDFGCDPGEWTDAWSASGISHHWALGTGHRLAELRAVADLLGAEVTAVQP encoded by the coding sequence GTGAGCGGCACGTTCACTCGGATCACGCCGCCCCGCACCAAGGTGGGGCTGGTCGCCGGAGGGCTGGGGGCGTACTGGCCGCAGTTCCCCGATCTGCTGCCGCAGCTGCGGCGCTCCTCCGCCCGCGTCGCCGAGCGGATGCGGGACCTCGACTGCGAGGTCGTGGACGTCGGCTTCATCTCCGACGCCCAGGAAGGCGCGGCGGCCGCCGAACGGCTGCGCGCCGAAGGGTGCGACCTCATCGTCGGGTTCCTCACGACGTACATGACGGCCACCATGCTCGTGCCGATCGCGCAGCGCAGCGGCGCCCCCGTGCTGCTGATCAACCTGCAGCCGACCGAGTCGATGGACCACGCCACCTTCGACACCGGCCAGTGGCTGGCCTACTGCGGCGCCTGCCCGCTGCCGGAGATGGCCAACGCCTTCACCCGCTGCGGCATCCCGTTCCGCTCGGTCTCGGGCTACCTGGAGGACGAGCGGGCCTGGCAGCGCATCGGCCGCTGGGTGAAGGCCGCCGGCGTGCGGGCCGCGCTGCGCCGCGGCCGGCACGGCCTGATGGGCCACCTCTACCCCGGCATGCTGGACGTGGCCACCGACCTGACGCTGGTCAGCGCCAACCTCGGCGGGCACGTCGAGGTGCTGGAGTTCGACGACCTGCGGGTGCGGGTGGAGAAGGTCTCCGACGACGAGGCCGGCGCCCGCGTCGCGCTGGCCCGCGAGGTCTTCGAGCTGGACGCGTCGGTGAACGAGGAGGACCTCCAGTGGGCCGCCCGCGTCTCGGCCGGCCTGGACCGCCTGGTCGAGGACTTCGCGCTGGACAGCCTCGCCTACTACCACCGCGGCCTGGACGGCGAGATCCACGAGCGGCTCGGCGCGGGCATGATCCTCGGCGCGTCCCTGCTCACGGCGCGCGGCGTCCCGGCGGCCGGCGAGTACGAGCTGCGCACCTCCCTCGCCATGCTGATCATGGACCGGCTGGGCGGCGGCGGCTCCTTCACCGAGCTGCAGGCGCTCGACTTCGCCCGCGGCCACGTCGAGATGGGCCACGACGGCCCCGCCCACCTGGCGATCAGCTCGCGCCGCCCGCTGCTGCGCGGCCTCGGCGTCTACCACGGCAAGCGCGGCTGGGGCGTGTCGGTCGAGTTCGACGTGACGCGCGGCCCGGTCACCGCGTTCGGGCTGCGCCAGGACCGCGACGGCCGCTACGGCTTCGTCGTCTCCGAGGGCGAGGTCGCCGAGGGGCCGCTGCTGCAGATCGGCAACACCACCTCGCGCGTCGACTTCGGCTGCGACCCGGGCGAGTGGACCGACGCCTGGAGCGCTAGCGGCATCTCCCACCACTGGGCGCTCGGCACCGGCCACCGCCTGGCCGAGCTGCGCGCGGTCGCCGACCTGCTGGGAGCCGAGGTCACCGCCGTCCAGCCGTAG
- a CDS encoding sensor histidine kinase: MRGLIGSLWNEPRAPGAPRRGWRDWALVAGVVAAALLEGALRPDLPSRPLSVAVTAGLAPLLLWRRGKPLLMLALAFAVTSAASLATGGRDVETYTLAFVLILVYAVFRWGSGREALTGLALGLAAVGLSAAQGRLEPADLVGALAVMSAALGLGGATRFRAGARLRELDRVKLLEREQLARELHDLVAHHVSAMAIRAQAGLAAAAAAQPDAAADALRVIEAEASRTLAEMRTMVHVLRRNEPAELTPGKQLADLAELAGRARVGPAVDVEIDGDVAGVPPPVGAAIYRIAQESVTNARRHARHATRIEVRVTADDAAVRLRVSDDGDGVVARQISAAGYGLIGMIERAGLLGGTCEAGPNPGRGWTVTAVLPRTGAAT; this comes from the coding sequence GTGCGCGGACTTATCGGCTCGTTGTGGAACGAGCCGCGGGCGCCGGGCGCGCCGCGGCGGGGGTGGCGGGACTGGGCGCTCGTCGCCGGGGTGGTGGCGGCCGCGCTCCTGGAAGGGGCGCTGCGGCCGGACCTGCCGTCGCGGCCGCTGTCGGTGGCCGTCACGGCGGGGCTGGCGCCGCTGCTGCTGTGGCGGCGCGGCAAGCCGCTGCTCATGCTGGCGCTCGCCTTCGCGGTGACGTCGGCGGCGTCGCTGGCCACGGGCGGGCGGGACGTCGAGACGTACACGCTGGCGTTCGTGCTGATCCTCGTCTACGCGGTGTTCCGCTGGGGGTCGGGCCGGGAGGCGCTGACCGGGCTCGCGCTCGGGCTGGCCGCGGTGGGCCTGTCGGCGGCGCAGGGCCGCCTGGAGCCGGCCGACCTGGTCGGCGCGCTGGCGGTCATGTCGGCCGCGCTCGGGCTTGGCGGGGCGACCCGGTTCCGGGCCGGCGCGCGGCTGCGCGAGCTGGACCGGGTGAAGCTGCTGGAGCGCGAGCAGCTGGCCCGCGAGCTGCACGACCTCGTGGCCCACCACGTCTCGGCGATGGCGATCAGGGCGCAGGCGGGCCTCGCCGCCGCGGCGGCCGCGCAGCCGGACGCCGCGGCCGACGCGCTGCGCGTCATCGAGGCCGAGGCGTCGCGCACGCTGGCCGAGATGCGCACGATGGTGCACGTGCTGCGCCGCAACGAGCCGGCCGAGCTGACGCCCGGCAAGCAGCTCGCCGACCTGGCCGAGCTGGCGGGCCGGGCCCGGGTCGGGCCGGCGGTGGACGTCGAGATCGACGGCGACGTCGCGGGCGTGCCGCCGCCGGTCGGGGCGGCGATCTACCGCATCGCCCAGGAGTCGGTCACCAACGCGCGGCGGCACGCGCGGCACGCCACCCGCATCGAGGTGCGGGTGACGGCCGACGACGCGGCGGTGCGGCTGCGGGTCAGCGACGACGGCGACGGCGTCGTGGCGCGGCAGATCTCCGCGGCCGGGTACGGGCTGATCGGGATGATCGAGCGCGCCGGGCTGCTGGGCGGCACCTGCGAGGCCGGCCCGAACCCCGGCCGCGGCTGGACGGTCACGGCCGTGCTGCCGAGGACGGGGGCGGCGACGTGA
- a CDS encoding discoidin domain-containing protein: MRHRTAALAATALAAAALTAPAFTAPALAAPTPSPGLPSAVASEPPSSAQVKVRPGTSKGTGALTPVAGADRLVAPLGVDPACPAKIEIGLRSDAKKAAYASARIEIDPPLTASRTMLTSYLPPGYELGAKLLVAVPPGTAEGTYGLRLRTPSRTLEVPVEVLPVDRLDNGGNLALRRPVTASSQHVNANYPPCSVVDGDRSSNGWAGGNGWNDATARAWPDTVDIALGGARQISRADLYTLDTERYPASRYGVRDWDVQARVGGQWQTVAQVRGNTAGNARSDFAPVTADAVRIVALASNGANDYTRIIEVEVR; the protein is encoded by the coding sequence ATGCGTCACCGCACCGCCGCGCTCGCCGCCACCGCCCTGGCCGCCGCCGCGCTCACCGCGCCCGCGTTCACCGCACCCGCTCTCGCCGCACCCACGCCCTCCCCCGGGCTGCCGTCGGCCGTCGCGTCGGAACCGCCGTCGTCGGCCCAGGTCAAGGTGCGGCCGGGCACGTCGAAGGGCACCGGCGCGCTGACCCCGGTCGCCGGGGCCGACCGCCTGGTGGCCCCGCTCGGCGTCGACCCCGCCTGCCCCGCCAAGATCGAGATCGGCCTGCGCAGCGACGCGAAGAAGGCCGCCTACGCGAGCGCGCGGATCGAGATCGACCCGCCGCTGACCGCCTCCCGCACCATGCTGACCAGCTACCTGCCGCCCGGCTACGAGCTCGGCGCGAAACTGCTGGTGGCCGTGCCGCCCGGCACCGCCGAAGGCACCTACGGCCTGCGCCTCCGCACCCCCTCCCGCACCCTGGAGGTGCCGGTCGAGGTCCTGCCCGTGGACCGGCTCGACAACGGCGGCAACCTCGCCCTGCGCCGCCCCGTCACCGCCTCCTCCCAGCACGTCAACGCCAACTACCCGCCGTGCAGCGTCGTGGACGGCGACCGCTCCTCCAACGGCTGGGCCGGCGGCAACGGCTGGAACGACGCCACCGCCCGCGCCTGGCCGGACACCGTGGACATCGCGCTCGGCGGCGCGCGCCAGATCTCCCGGGCCGACCTCTACACGCTCGACACCGAGCGCTACCCGGCCTCCCGCTACGGCGTGCGCGACTGGGACGTCCAGGCCCGGGTGGGCGGCCAGTGGCAGACGGTCGCGCAGGTGCGCGGCAACACCGCGGGGAACGCGCGCTCGGACTTCGCGCCGGTCACCGCGGACGCGGTCCGCATCGTGGCGCTCGCCTCCAACGGCGCCAACGACTACACCCGCATCATCGAGGTCGAAGTCCGCTGA
- a CDS encoding NAD(P)-dependent alcohol dehydrogenase: MKAFVLDSYGPPDALKLTEVPRPVPGPGEVLVRVRATSVQPFDWHLMRGEPRLARLMPGGPGILRPSLPILGADVAGVVEELGPGVREVAPGDEVYAMSGQGGFGEYAAVRVTDLAPKPATLSFEEAAAVPMAAQTALLALRDDGGLREGQRVLVNGASGGVGTFAVQLAKAFGGVVTGVCSPANVDLVGSLGAGEVVDYTKEDLLRLGRRFDLVVDVAGSLPGRAWRRLVRPGGAHVQVGGRGTRWLQPMGRMFATMALAPFLPHRVAITTGPWRETRANLMTLTGFIDGGDVRPVIDRRYGFAEIPAAVRYQEEGHARGKVVVTVAP; this comes from the coding sequence ATGAAGGCCTTCGTCCTCGACTCGTACGGACCGCCCGACGCCCTGAAGCTGACCGAGGTCCCCCGCCCCGTGCCCGGCCCCGGCGAGGTGCTGGTGCGGGTGCGCGCCACGTCCGTCCAGCCCTTCGACTGGCACCTGATGCGCGGCGAGCCGCGCCTGGCCCGGCTGATGCCCGGCGGTCCGGGGATCCTGCGGCCCAGCCTGCCGATCCTCGGCGCGGACGTCGCCGGCGTGGTGGAGGAGCTGGGGCCGGGCGTGCGCGAGGTGGCGCCGGGCGACGAGGTGTACGCCATGTCCGGGCAGGGCGGGTTCGGCGAGTACGCCGCCGTCCGGGTCACCGACCTGGCGCCCAAACCGGCGACGTTGTCGTTCGAGGAGGCGGCGGCCGTCCCGATGGCGGCCCAGACCGCCCTGCTGGCGCTGCGCGACGACGGCGGCCTGCGGGAGGGGCAGCGGGTCCTGGTGAACGGCGCCTCCGGCGGGGTGGGCACGTTCGCCGTGCAGCTCGCGAAGGCGTTCGGCGGGGTCGTCACCGGCGTGTGCAGCCCGGCCAACGTGGACCTGGTGGGCTCGCTCGGCGCCGGGGAGGTCGTCGACTACACCAAGGAGGACCTGCTGCGCCTCGGCCGCCGCTTCGACCTGGTCGTCGACGTCGCGGGCAGCCTTCCGGGCCGCGCCTGGCGGCGGCTGGTCCGGCCGGGGGGCGCGCACGTGCAGGTGGGCGGGCGGGGCACCCGGTGGCTGCAGCCGATGGGGCGGATGTTCGCCACGATGGCGCTGGCGCCGTTCCTGCCGCACCGGGTGGCCATCACCACCGGCCCGTGGCGCGAGACCCGGGCCAACCTGATGACGCTGACGGGGTTCATCGACGGCGGCGACGTGCGGCCGGTCATCGACCGGCGGTACGGCTTCGCGGAGATCCCGGCGGCCGTCCGCTACCAGGAGGAAGGGCACGCGCGGGGCAAGGTCGTCGTCACCGTGGCCCCGTGA
- a CDS encoding DUF2306 domain-containing protein — protein sequence MTQAPATPPSTPPTTPPGPRPARRSRLVPAGLVALSLVPVVAGTLRLSELSGLALVGPDVLPDDTHLAAAPLVVHIVGASVYTVLGAFQFGGRRPPARHRLMGRILLPCGLAAALSGLWLTVFYPRRPVDVELLTVLRIGFGSAMAAALLLGLAAVLRRDHRAHRAWMTRGYALGLGAGSQAVIVSLWAAVAGQPAGNTRALLLGAGWAVNLAVAEWLIRRRRARRAVSA from the coding sequence ATGACCCAGGCACCTGCCACCCCGCCCAGCACCCCGCCCACCACCCCGCCCGGCCCCCGGCCCGCCCGCAGGTCGCGGCTCGTGCCCGCCGGGCTGGTGGCACTCTCCCTCGTCCCCGTGGTGGCCGGCACGCTCCGGCTGTCGGAGCTGTCCGGCCTGGCGCTCGTCGGGCCGGACGTGCTGCCCGACGACACCCACCTCGCCGCCGCGCCCCTGGTGGTGCACATCGTCGGGGCGAGCGTGTACACCGTGCTCGGCGCCTTCCAGTTCGGCGGGCGCCGGCCGCCCGCCCGGCACCGGCTCATGGGGCGGATCCTGCTGCCGTGCGGGCTCGCCGCGGCGCTGTCCGGGCTGTGGCTGACCGTGTTCTACCCGCGCCGGCCGGTGGACGTCGAGCTGCTGACGGTCCTCAGGATCGGGTTCGGCTCGGCGATGGCCGCCGCGCTCCTGCTCGGCCTGGCCGCCGTGCTGCGCCGCGACCACCGCGCGCACCGCGCCTGGATGACCCGCGGCTACGCCCTCGGCCTCGGCGCGGGCAGCCAGGCGGTGATCGTGAGCCTGTGGGCCGCGGTCGCCGGCCAGCCCGCCGGGAACACCCGGGCGCTGCTCCTCGGCGCCGGCTGGGCGGTCAACCTGGCCGTGGCCGAATGGCTGATCCGCCGGCGGCGGGCCCGCCGGGCGGTCAGCGCCTGA
- a CDS encoding extracellular solute-binding protein, with amino-acid sequence MTDLLHDARVSRAQFFRLMGGLALATAATACSTRPETTATTGGGGTTTDLKFIGVSDQKAPMDKLAAAYAQAKPGVRVTPSYAPTDQVQTSLRTQLGAGNAPDLHVVYPGNGSAMSMSQIAKAGLLADLSAQPWTQTIPAGFKPAFQLDGKTYIYSAGSSVIGAVYNKKVFQQAGVDAPPTTWSEFLSVCDKLKKAGVVPIALGAQTPWVTQLITYALVPSTVYAKDPAFDDKQLAGQASFTGSGWQQAFEMYLELQKRGFFNDKPNGTTFEQQTSMVATGKAAMAVQVSAVLPDFRKAASSPDDLSMFPVPGADDAASVWIPAGVVVGLGVSAKGRNAEAAKAFVDFLGKQENINAWAKEIAAIPLTQDASSTIDPAVQSFLPFTKDRAVPFMDQRWPNAEVQPVHFAVVQELLAGDSTIAEALKKMDEAYRK; translated from the coding sequence ATGACCGACCTTCTGCACGACGCCCGGGTGAGCCGCGCACAGTTCTTCCGCCTGATGGGCGGCCTCGCCCTGGCGACGGCCGCCACCGCCTGCTCCACCAGGCCCGAGACCACCGCGACGACCGGCGGCGGCGGCACCACGACCGACCTGAAGTTCATCGGGGTGTCCGACCAGAAGGCGCCCATGGACAAGCTGGCCGCCGCCTACGCCCAGGCCAAGCCCGGGGTGCGCGTCACGCCCTCGTACGCGCCGACCGACCAGGTGCAGACCTCGCTCCGCACCCAGCTCGGCGCCGGCAACGCGCCCGACCTGCACGTGGTCTACCCCGGCAACGGCAGCGCGATGTCCATGAGCCAGATCGCCAAGGCGGGCCTGCTGGCCGACCTGTCGGCCCAGCCGTGGACGCAGACCATCCCGGCGGGCTTCAAGCCCGCCTTCCAGCTCGACGGCAAGACCTACATCTACTCGGCCGGCTCCTCCGTCATCGGCGCCGTCTACAACAAGAAGGTCTTCCAGCAGGCCGGCGTCGACGCGCCGCCCACCACGTGGAGCGAGTTCCTGTCCGTCTGCGACAAGCTGAAGAAGGCCGGCGTCGTGCCGATCGCGCTCGGCGCGCAGACGCCGTGGGTCACCCAGCTCATCACGTACGCGCTGGTTCCCTCCACCGTCTACGCCAAGGACCCCGCCTTCGACGACAAGCAGCTCGCCGGGCAGGCGAGCTTCACCGGCTCCGGCTGGCAGCAGGCCTTCGAGATGTACCTGGAGCTGCAGAAGCGCGGCTTCTTCAACGACAAGCCCAACGGCACCACCTTCGAGCAGCAGACCTCGATGGTGGCCACCGGCAAGGCCGCCATGGCCGTGCAGGTCTCGGCCGTGCTGCCGGACTTCCGCAAGGCCGCCTCCTCGCCCGACGACCTGTCGATGTTCCCCGTGCCGGGCGCCGACGACGCCGCCTCGGTGTGGATCCCGGCCGGCGTCGTGGTCGGGCTCGGCGTCAGCGCCAAGGGCAGGAACGCCGAGGCCGCCAAGGCGTTCGTCGACTTCCTCGGCAAGCAGGAGAACATCAACGCCTGGGCCAAGGAGATCGCCGCCATCCCGCTCACGCAGGACGCCTCCTCCACCATCGACCCGGCGGTGCAGTCGTTCCTGCCGTTCACCAAGGACCGCGCGGTGCCGTTCATGGACCAGCGCTGGCCCAACGCCGAGGTGCAGCCGGTGCACTTCGCCGTCGTCCAGGAGCTGCTGGCCGGCGACTCGACGATCGCGGAGGCCCTGAAGAAGATGGACGAGGCGTACCGCAAGTGA